The sequence TTGCGGTCGCGTTCCTCCGGCGCGCTGCGGCGGGCGACGATCGACTGGGCGCCGATGACGAAGCAGAGGTGCCCCAGCCCCATCACCCCGCTCCAGGCGGCCATCACGGGCAGCAAACCGGCCAGCCCGCTGAGCGCACAGCCACCGCTGATCAGCGCCACCCCGACGACCAGCAGCGGGGCGCAGCGCCCGTGGTCGGTACGGCGGCCCAGCGGGACGGCGACGAGCAGCGGGAGCAGGGCGTAGACGGCGGTGATCACGCCGATGGCGCGTTCTTCCCCAAGCTCTCAACTACGTTCGAGCAGGGGAGACCCCAACCCCCAGGGCGAGGGCCCGGTAGGAGACGGCGGGCCTGGCCATGCTCACCGCTCCCTGAGCGAAGGAGAAGGTGAGGACCAGGCGCAGCAGCCAACCCCTGCCGGGCCTCGCGGCGCCGGTACCGGTCATCTAGAGGATGCCGAAGAGCACACCGGCGCACAGGACCACCAGGGAGGTCAGCGCGGCCCACTTGACGGTGAACTTGGTGTGGTCGCCGAACTCGACCTTGGCCATGCCCACGAGGACGTAGACGGCGGGAACCAGCGGGCTGGACATGTGCAGGGCCTGTCCGACGAGGGAGGCCCGGGCGATCTCGATGGGGGCCACGCCGTGGGCGGCGCCTGCCTCGGCGAGGATCGGCACGATGCCGAAGTAGAAACCGTCGTTGGACATGAAGTAGGTCAGCGGGATGCTGAGGACGCCGGTGACGATGCCCATGTGCGGGCCGAGTGCGTCGGGGATGCCGCTGACCAGCCAGCGGGCCATATGCTCGACCATGCCGGTGCCGGTGAGCACGCCGGTGAAGACGGCGGCGGCGAAGACCATTCCGGACACATTGAGCACGTTCTCGGCGTGCGCGGCGATGCGGGCCTTCTGGTCCTTCATGTGCGGGAAGTTGACCGTCAGGGCGAGGGCCGCACCGAGCAGGAAGAGGACCGGGATCGGCAGGGCCTGCAGGATCAGCAGGGTGAGCAGCGCGACGGTGAGCGCGGCGTTGAACCAGTAGAGCTTGGGGCGCAGGGTGGCCCGCTGCGGGTCCAGGACCTGGAGACCGTCGTCGTCGGAGTCTGTGACGGTCTCGCTGTCGCTGTCGGCATCAGCGTCGGCGTCGGACCGGTCCCCGGAGCCGGTGGCCGCACCGCGGTCCGCGTCCGTGCCGGTGCCCGCGCCGCCGGTGCCTCGCTGCGCACCGCCGCCGACGAGCCCCTTGCCGCCGGCGCCCCCCGCGCCACCGGCACCCGCGCCGACCAGCACCTGTTCGGTCTCCTGCACGGTCTGCTGCTCGTCCGGGGCCTCGGTCACCAGCCGGGTGTCGCCGAGGGTCAGCGTGCCGAGCCGCTTGCGCTCGCGCCGGCCGAGGACGTACGCGAGGGCGAACACCGCGACCAGGCCGACGGCCAGGGCCGGGATCATCGGGACGAAGATGTCGCCGGCGTCGAGCTTGAGGGCGGTGGCGGCGCGGGCGGTCGGTCCGCCCCAGGGGAGGGTGTTCATCACGCCGTTGGCGGTGGCGGCGACACCGGTCATGACCACGAGGCTCATCTTCAGCCGCTTGTAGAGCGGGTAGAGCGCGGAGACGGTGATCATGAAGGTGGTGGAGCCGTCACCGTCGAGCGAGACGATCGCGGCGAGCAGGGCCGTGCCGAGCACCACCCGCACCGGGTCGGCCTTGCAGAACTTCAGGATGCCGCGGACGACCGGGTCGAAGAGCCCGACGTCGATCATCACCCCGAAGTAGATGATGGCGAACATCAGCATCGCGGCCGTGGGGGCCAGGTCGCCGATGCCCTTGAGGACGTAGTCGCCCAGGTGCGCGCCCTGTCCGACCAGGACGCAGAACAGCGCGGGGATGAGCACCAGCGCGGCCATCGGTGACATCTTCTTCATCATGATCAGCGCCAGGAAGGCTGCGATCATGACGAATCCGAGGATTGTCAGCATTAGGGGTACCTCACGTTCGCCCTTGAACATCTGCCGGGGGGTGGCAGTTCAGGTGACGGTAGGTCCCGCCAACTTTTGTTAACAAGGCCTTGACATGCGAGCAATACGAGCAAAACCCCAGGTCAATACGGATCTCCCCGGACGGGCGTGCGCACAACCGGCAACCCGCCGCCGGCTGGGGCACCGGGACGCGGGGCCGCCGGAGCCCGGCCGGCCCTCACGCCTCCGCCGTCTCCCCCTCCGCCGTCTCCCCCTCCCCCGCACCCGCCCCGTCCAGATAACGCGCGAGGTAGGCCCAGAGCAATTCCTTGGTCTCCGTGACGATGGCAGGATCACCGGCCGGGTCCGTGCGGAAGGCGAGCTGGAGCAGTGCGTCGGCCGTCTCGACACCGACCAGGAAGGCGGTGCGCAGCCGCTCGTCGGCGGTGTCCAGACCGAGCGGGCCGGCGAAGAGGGCGCGTAGCCGGTCGGCGACCTCGTAATTGGCCTGCCGAGAGGCGGGCGGAGCGGGGACGGTGAACTCCACCAGGGCGAAGCCCGGCACGGTCCGCTTCATGGCGAGGTATTCGTCGACCACCACGTCCATCGCATGGCGCCACTGGAGCGGCCGGCCGGCCGGAGCGGTCAGCCGGGCGGTGATGCGGTCCGTATAGGCGTCGAGATTGCGCCGGGCAAGGGCCTCGGCCATGGCGCGCTTGTTGGGGAAGAAGCGGTAGACGGAGCCGATCGGGACACCGGCGCGGCCGGCCACGGCCCGGGTGCTCAACTCGTCGTAACCGGTCTCCTCCAGGACCTCGGCACAGGCATCGAGGATTCTGGCCAGGCGCCGGGCGCTGCGTTGCTGGACGGGTGCACGGCGCAGGGCGGCGGACGGGGGGCCGGGGCGGGGGGTCGGCTGCTGCACCCGTCCATCCTGCCCCTCGCCCGGACGGGCGGAGCGCCATCGCCGCGATCCGGCCGCCGCGGCCGGGAGTCTCCGTTGACGGCCCCCGACGGCAATCCTAAGGTCTTGCATAGGATTCCTTGAGCGGCGGGAGTACGCGATGGCAGGCACGGGCAACGAGCAAGCGAGGAAGACGGCCGAGGGGCTGGAGTACATCACCGGCTTCGGCAACGAGCACAGCTCGGAGGCCGTCCCCGGCGCGCTGCCGGTGGGCCGCAACTCCCCCCAGCGCGCCCCGCTCGGCCTGTATGCCGAACAGCTCAGCGGGTCCGCGTTCACCGAACCGCGCGACCACAACCACCGCTCCTGGCTCTACCGCATCCGCCCGTCGGCCGCGCATCCGCCGTTCGTCCGCGCCGGGCAGCGCGCCGTCCGCTCGGCCCCGTTCACCGACTGCGCCCCCGACCCCAACCGGCTGCGCTGGAATCCCCTGCCCGAACCCACCGGCCCGGCCGACTTCCTGGACGGGCTGTGGACGCTGGGCGGCAACGGCGACGCCACCCAGCGCACGGGCATGGCCGTCCACCTGTACCAGGCCAACACCTCCATGGAGCGGCGGGTGTTCGGCAACGCGGACGGCGAGCTGCTGATCGTGCCGGAGCGCGGCGGGCTGCTGCTACGCACCGAACTCGGCCTGCTGCACGCCGAACCGGGTGAGGTGGCGTTGATCCCGCGCGGCATCCGCTTCCGCGTCGAGCTGCTGGACACCGCCCACGACGGCGGGCAGGGCCCGACCGCCCGCGGCTATGTCTGCGAGAACTACGGCCGCCCCTTCCAGCTCCCCGACCTGGGCCCGATCGGCGCCAACGGCCTGGCCAACGCCCGCGACTTCCGCGCACCGGTCGCCGCCTACGAGGACGTCGAGGGCCCCGTCGAGGTCGTGAACAAGTTCTGCGGCAACCTCTGGACGGCGACCTACGACCACTCGCCGCTGGATGTCGTCGCCTGGCACGGCAACCACGTCCCGTACGTCTACGACCTGCGCCGCTTCAATGTCATCGGCTCGATCAGCTACGACCATCCCGACCCGTCGATCTTCACCGTGCTCACCGCCCCCTCCGACACCCCGGGGCTGGCGGGTGTGGACTTCGTGGCCTTCGCGCCGCGCTGGCTGGTCGGCGAGGACACCTTCCGGCCGCCGTACTTCCACCGCAATGTGATGACCGAGTACATGGGGCTGATCGAGGGCGCCTACGACGCCAAAGCGGAGGGCTTCATCCCGGGCGGCGGCTCGCTGCACAACATGATGTCGGCGCACGGGCCCGACCGGGAGACCTTCGACCGGGCGAGCGCCGCCGAGCTGCGGCCGCAGAAGATCGACGACGGACTGGCCTTCATGTTCGAGACCCGCTGGCCGCTGACGCTGACCGAACAGGCCCGGGACGCCGGCCATCTGCAGCGCGGCTACGACGACGTATGGCAGGGTCTGCAACGTCATTTCCGCCTGTGACACCGGGGAACGCCTCGTGACCACCTTCGCTCCCGACTCGCTCGCCCTGAACCGCAAACTGCCGCTGTGGTACCAGGTCTCGCAGTCGTTGCGCGCCTCCATACTGGGCCGCTCACCCGAGGCCTCGCTGCGGCTGCCCACCGAGGACGCACTCGCCGCGCACTACGGCGTGAGCGTGCTGACCATGCGCCAGGCCCTCAAGGAGCTGGAGGCGGAGGGCCTGATCAGCCGGCACCGGCGGCGTGGCACCTTCATCGAGCCGAGCGCGCAGCGCGGTGCGCCGGTGCGGCTGCTGGGCTCGGTGGACGCGATCGTGGCCCAGCAGTCCGGGATGAGCACTGAACTGCTGGAGCACGGCCCCACCGCCGTACCGTCCGAACTGTCCGAGTATTTCCCGGACATGACGGAGGTGGCCGGATTCCGCCGGCTGCGCAGCGACGAGAAGACCGGCGAGCCCACCAATCACGCACACAACTACGTACGCCCCGAGGTCGCCGAGCTGATCGATCCGGCGGATCTGCTGCGCTGGCCGATGACGAAGGTACTGCGGGACGGGGTGGGCATACGGATCAGCCGGATCACCGACAGCGTCGAGGCCCGGCTGGCCGACCCGGAGACCGCCCGCCTGCTGCAGGTCCCGCTGCTCAGCCCGATCCTGCATTACACGGGTGTCACCTACGGTGAGGACGGCGACGTGGTCGATGTCGCCCGGATTCATTACCGGGGCGACCGCTTCTCCTTCACGGTGACGTTGGAGGCGTAGCGGTTTGCTGCGCATTGCCTCGCCACGTTTTCGGCTGTCCCGTCGTGGGGGTTCGCCGCCGTTTCGCCTGCGGCGGGCCGGGTCCGCTGCGCGGGGCTGTGGGTGCGGTGACGGGCCTGCGGGGCCGGTGTGTGGGACTGCTTCGCTTTACGTCCCACACACCGGCCCCTCCGGCCCGTCCCCTCCCGTGGGGGAGGAAGTGACGGTGGGTGGGGGCGGGCGTCGATCACAACCAATTCGCCGTGCCACGGCCATCTCCCTGTGCCACGGCTATTCCCCTGTTCCCACGGGCATTACCTACGTCCACGACGCGCACTGGACCAGCCACAGTCACCCCCACCGGCCTTTTCCCACCCACCCAACGGGAGGGGACGGGCCGGAGCGGGTGGGGTGCCGGACGTAAAGCGAAGCAGTCCGGCACCCCACCCGCGGAGGTCCGTCACCGCACCCGACAGCCCCGCGCAGCGGACCCGCCCGCCGCAGGCGCAACGGCGGGACAGCCGACAACGTGGGCAGGGGCAAAGCGCAGCGAACCGGCCCGCCGCCAGGCGCAACGGCGGGCGCACCGCGGAGCGGGCGAAAAACGGCGCGCAACCCCCACGTCGGGCCAGACAAAAACGTGGGAAGCCTCAAATCCGCTCAAGGCTCCGCCCAGTACTCCGCGGCCCCAGCAGTGCCACGTCCAAACACAGCAGCACCATCAGCCCCGCCGACCCCGCGAACACCGCGGCCGCCCCGAGGTCGTTCAACACGCTCAGCGCGATGAACGGCAGCACGACCGACGTGAGCCGGGACAGCGAGTAGGCGATGCCGATCGCGCTGCTGCGCAGGCCGGTCGGGAAGAGTTCGGTCTGGTAGACGTGGAAGGCGTTGGAGAAGACATTGCTGCACACCGTCAGCAGGAAGCCGAAGGTGACGATGGCCCAGGAGGCGGTGGCGAAACCGAAGGCCAGACCGCAGCCGGCGATACCGAGCGCCGAGGCGATGATCAGCGTCCGGCGCTCGATCCGGTCGATGAGCGGGACGGACAGCGCGGAGCCGACCGGGTAACCGCAGAAGCTCAGCGCCGCGTACAGCAGCGACTCGGTGACGGTGTGGCCCTTCGCGGTGAGCACCACCGGCGCCAGCGACCCGAAGCCGTAGTAGCCGACGGTCTGCAGCACCTGGAAGATCCACCACATGACGGTGCGCCGCCGCTGGTCGCCCCGGAACATCTCGGCCAGCGGCACCTTCCGCTCCGGTACGGTCTCCGCCTCCGGTACCGACGGCAGACTGCCGCCGCTCTCCCGGGCCACCCGCTCCTCCAGCCCGGCCACGATGCGTTCGGCGTCCTCGCCACGTCCTTGCACCACCAACCAGCGTGGAGATTCCGGGAGTTGGCGGCGCATCACCTGGAGGAACCCGGCGCCCAGCGCACCGGCGACCAGCAGCCAGCGCCAGCCCTCGACGCCCAGTGGCTGATGGGCGGCCACCAGCCGGGCGCCGAGCAGCGCGGCGACCGGAACGCCGAGGAACCCGAAGGTGTACGCATGGGCGATATAGCGGCCGCGTACCGCCCGGGGCAGGAACTCCGCGAGATAGGTGTCGACCAGTACGAGTTCGGCGCCCAGCCCCAGGCCGGACAGGAAGCGCAGCACGAGGAACCAGGACAGGTCCGGGGCAAACGCGCACAGCAGTGAGAAGAGCGAGTACGCCGCCAGGTTGATCATGAACATCCGGCGCCGCCCGAAGCGGTCGGCGAGCACCGAGAGCACATTCGCGCCGACGAACATCCCGAGGAAACTCGCGGCGATCACCCAGGACTTCGCGGTGGGCCCGAGGTGCCACTGTTCGGCGAGGGCCGCGGCCAGCACGCCGCCGAGGAAGATCTCGTAGAGGTCGAAGAAGGCCCCGATGCCGACGACGAGGGTGATCCGGCGGTGCCACCGGGACGGCGGCAGCCGGTCCAGTCGTGCGGCGGCCCGGATGCCGGTGGGGGTCCCCCCGCGCCGTTCAGGCGTGGGAGAGGTGGTGTCCGTCATGGCGGTCCTCCCCTGAGCAGGTCCCGGCGCGCAGGACGGAGCCAGGTCCGCACCGCGTGGTCGGGCGTACGGCGAGGACCGTACTCCTTCAAGATCAGCAAGCGGAAGACCGCCTGCCCGCCCCGGACGGTGGAGGTGGCCTGCGGATTCGGTACCGCCGCGGGGCCGGTGGATACCATGCCGGGGTCAACCGAACGGTCCGGGAGGGGCTCCGCGTGACGGCGAAG is a genomic window of Streptomyces sp. Edi2 containing:
- a CDS encoding GntR family transcriptional regulator, which encodes MTTFAPDSLALNRKLPLWYQVSQSLRASILGRSPEASLRLPTEDALAAHYGVSVLTMRQALKELEAEGLISRHRRRGTFIEPSAQRGAPVRLLGSVDAIVAQQSGMSTELLEHGPTAVPSELSEYFPDMTEVAGFRRLRSDEKTGEPTNHAHNYVRPEVAELIDPADLLRWPMTKVLRDGVGIRISRITDSVEARLADPETARLLQVPLLSPILHYTGVTYGEDGDVVDVARIHYRGDRFSFTVTLEA
- a CDS encoding citrate:proton symporter, coding for MLTILGFVMIAAFLALIMMKKMSPMAALVLIPALFCVLVGQGAHLGDYVLKGIGDLAPTAAMLMFAIIYFGVMIDVGLFDPVVRGILKFCKADPVRVVLGTALLAAIVSLDGDGSTTFMITVSALYPLYKRLKMSLVVMTGVAATANGVMNTLPWGGPTARAATALKLDAGDIFVPMIPALAVGLVAVFALAYVLGRRERKRLGTLTLGDTRLVTEAPDEQQTVQETEQVLVGAGAGGAGGAGGKGLVGGGAQRGTGGAGTGTDADRGAATGSGDRSDADADADSDSETVTDSDDDGLQVLDPQRATLRPKLYWFNAALTVALLTLLILQALPIPVLFLLGAALALTVNFPHMKDQKARIAAHAENVLNVSGMVFAAAVFTGVLTGTGMVEHMARWLVSGIPDALGPHMGIVTGVLSIPLTYFMSNDGFYFGIVPILAEAGAAHGVAPIEIARASLVGQALHMSSPLVPAVYVLVGMAKVEFGDHTKFTVKWAALTSLVVLCAGVLFGIL
- a CDS encoding TetR/AcrR family transcriptional regulator → MQQPTPRPGPPSAALRRAPVQQRSARRLARILDACAEVLEETGYDELSTRAVAGRAGVPIGSVYRFFPNKRAMAEALARRNLDAYTDRITARLTAPAGRPLQWRHAMDVVVDEYLAMKRTVPGFALVEFTVPAPPASRQANYEVADRLRALFAGPLGLDTADERLRTAFLVGVETADALLQLAFRTDPAGDPAIVTETKELLWAYLARYLDGAGAGEGETAEGETAEA
- a CDS encoding MFS transporter is translated as MTDTTSPTPERRGGTPTGIRAAARLDRLPPSRWHRRITLVVGIGAFFDLYEIFLGGVLAAALAEQWHLGPTAKSWVIAASFLGMFVGANVLSVLADRFGRRRMFMINLAAYSLFSLLCAFAPDLSWFLVLRFLSGLGLGAELVLVDTYLAEFLPRAVRGRYIAHAYTFGFLGVPVAALLGARLVAAHQPLGVEGWRWLLVAGALGAGFLQVMRRQLPESPRWLVVQGRGEDAERIVAGLEERVARESGGSLPSVPEAETVPERKVPLAEMFRGDQRRRTVMWWIFQVLQTVGYYGFGSLAPVVLTAKGHTVTESLLYAALSFCGYPVGSALSVPLIDRIERRTLIIASALGIAGCGLAFGFATASWAIVTFGFLLTVCSNVFSNAFHVYQTELFPTGLRSSAIGIAYSLSRLTSVVLPFIALSVLNDLGAAAVFAGSAGLMVLLCLDVALLGPRSTGRSLERI
- the hmgA gene encoding homogentisate 1,2-dioxygenase, encoding MAGTGNEQARKTAEGLEYITGFGNEHSSEAVPGALPVGRNSPQRAPLGLYAEQLSGSAFTEPRDHNHRSWLYRIRPSAAHPPFVRAGQRAVRSAPFTDCAPDPNRLRWNPLPEPTGPADFLDGLWTLGGNGDATQRTGMAVHLYQANTSMERRVFGNADGELLIVPERGGLLLRTELGLLHAEPGEVALIPRGIRFRVELLDTAHDGGQGPTARGYVCENYGRPFQLPDLGPIGANGLANARDFRAPVAAYEDVEGPVEVVNKFCGNLWTATYDHSPLDVVAWHGNHVPYVYDLRRFNVIGSISYDHPDPSIFTVLTAPSDTPGLAGVDFVAFAPRWLVGEDTFRPPYFHRNVMTEYMGLIEGAYDAKAEGFIPGGGSLHNMMSAHGPDRETFDRASAAELRPQKIDDGLAFMFETRWPLTLTEQARDAGHLQRGYDDVWQGLQRHFRL